A genomic region of Trifolium pratense cultivar HEN17-A07 linkage group LG3, ARS_RC_1.1, whole genome shotgun sequence contains the following coding sequences:
- the LOC123917796 gene encoding putative transferase At1g60990, chloroplastic — protein sequence MTTTTTRSSSLPSFWFQSSLLLKPCLRPNLLRFRSHQLNNKKTKKNQISYSAQSSSFDLSPPPIDHDFLDTVKTAGAEVSGEGIIATFHNDEEALEAADNGVVVVDLSHFGRIRVSGDDRVKFLHNQSTANFECLQAGQGCDTVFVTPTARTIDIAHAWIMKNAITLVVSPETCRTITEMLNKYIFFADKVEIQDITKKTSLFVLVGPKSSQVMENLNLGDLVGKPYGTHQHFYVDKQPITIGVGNVISEGGFSLMMSPAAAPSVWKAILAQGAVTMGSNAWNKLRVIQGRPAPGMELTNEFNVLEAYLWNSISVNKGCYKGQETIARLITYDGVKQRLWGFHLSAAAEPGSIITVDGKKVGKLTSYASGRNQSEHFGLGYIKRQGASEGDSVIVGDNINGTVVEVPFLSQQRPPSSSSNS from the exons atgacaacaacaacaacgcgGTCATCGTCACTACCATCTTTCTGGTTTCAATCTTCACTATTGCTCAAACCTTGTTTACGCCCAAACCTTCTTCGATTCCGCTCTCACCAACTCAACAacaagaaaacgaagaagaatCAAATCTCTTACTCTGCTCAATCCTCATCTTTCGACCTTTCCCCTCCTCCCATCGACCATGACTTCCTG GACACTGTCAAAACTGCAGGCGCTGAGGTATCCGGGGAGGGGATAATTGCAACATTTCATAATGATGAAGAAGCACTGGAAGCCGCAGACAATGGGGTTGTT GTTGTGGATCTTTCACACTTCGGCCGGATAAGAG TCAGTGGAGATGATCGCGTTAAGTTCCTTCACAACCAGAGTACTGCAAACTTCGAATGTCTACAGGCAGGGCAA GGATGTGACACTGTTTTTGTAACACCAACAGCTCGAACTATTGATATTGCACATGCGTGGATTATG AAAAATGCAATAACGTTAGTGGTTTCGCCAGAGACTTGTAGGACCATCACTGAAATGTTGAACAA GTACATATTTTTTGCTGATAAGGTAGAGATTCAAGACATCACTAAGAAAACCAGCTTATTTGTTTTGGTGGGACCCAAAAGCAGCCAA GTGATGGAGAACTTGAACCTAGGCGATCTTGTTGGAAAACCGTATGGCACTCATCAACATTTTTAT GTTGATAAGCAACCTATAACTATAGGAGTTGGAAATGTGATTTCTGAAGGTGGTTTTTCGTTGATGATGTCTCCCGCAGCTGCTCCATCTGTCTGGAAAGCTATTCTTGCTCAAGGGGCTGTCACAATGGGTTCTAATGCTTGGAATAAGTTACGGGTTATCCAAG GAAGGCCTGCTCCTGGAATGGAGCTTACAAATGAATTCAACGTCCTGGAGGCCTATCTATGGAACTCAATTTCTGTAAACAAGG GATGTTACAAAGGACAGGAGACTATAGCTAGGCTCATAACATACGATGGAGTCAAACAAAGGTTATGGGGATTTCATCTTTCTGCAGCCGCAGAACCTGGCAGTATTATTACAGTTGATGGAAAAAAG GTTGGAAAATTGACTAGTTACGCGTCTGGAAGGAATCAATCTGAACACTTTGGATTAGGGTACATCAAGAGGCAAGGTGCTTCAGAAGGAGACAGTGTAATTGTTGGAGACAACATCAATGGAACAGTAGTGGAAGTACCTTTTCTTTCTCAACAGAGACCACCATCTAGTAGTTCAAATTCTTGA
- the LOC123917791 gene encoding kinetochore protein NUF2 homolog isoform X1 has translation MDLHSYPKLLRQEIIQVLHKFEIAFVDENDITNPKPDVVLDLYTRILNHLLDFLEEDNDQLDQLEFESLARLENPDRFVQSFRFTKLYNKIKKMINALKCPKEYTFNLADLVKPDADRTEFFLSALLNFCLDRYARMDAISPLVVELNDLEQQIMDIEKTKIAELKSAIAECKEAREREMPCVQEVDAKVKELRQTIANLNNKQMSLRTTLKKLKEKTVEMDDKISSAEFRLVQNVQENGNLRSKIVQSPDKIQRALEEKKLAREEARNDERLTMHTFHEKTSLVEVLSKTHKNMSKHYRQMQAIQEQVNSAKSVEKDLKAIKVKLGDEEVLEKSLEAKLVEMQSKGIFLCKQAMAVLHFQVDGVMVYIIYATIQCYFVLISTRKLQCYITFLFKHVYYTCVCVLFSLHLFMLVFPSSVEHMEGLKKQLEKECSTVTEEGTKYLISKKSEVESKRVVIETRQRNVEALLSKVDSVNSTITSVKESVAVNVDLIDGKSREIVEEFHRYSNSIARVVESGLKGPTIEGTGSDNLGSNRTQLEKEVPHEQLIHHQDSGPKPSRVYSRRKGKSVIGTG, from the exons ATGGACCTTCATAGTTACCCGAAGCTACTGAGGCAGGAAATAATTCAAGTCCTTCACAAATTTGAAATCGCATTTGTTGACGAGAATGACATTACAAACCCCAAACCTGATGTTGTTTTGGATCTCTACACTCGCATTCTCAACCATCTACTAGATTTTCTGGA GGAAGACAATGACCAGCTTGACCAGCTTGAGTTTGAATCCCTAGCGCGTCTTGAGAATCCTGATCGTTTCGTTCAATCATTTCGCTTTACCAAGCTGTACAACAAGATCAAGAAAATGATTAATGCTTTAAAGTGTCCAAAGGAATACACATTCAACTTAGCCGATCTTGTCAAGCCTGATGCTGATCGAACCGAGTTCTTCCTCAGCGCTCTTCTCAATTTCTGTCTCGACAG GTATGCGAGAATGGATGCCATATCACCACTTGTTGTCGAATTGAACGATTTGGAACAACAGATAATGGACATTGAAAAAACTAAGATAGCGGAG TTGAAATCGGCGATTGCTGAATGCAAAGAAGCCAGAGAAAGGGAGATGCCTTGTGTTCAGGAAGTGGATGCAAAAGTGAAAGAGTTGCGTCAAACTATTGCAAACCTGAACAACAAACAGATGTCGTTGAGGACTACTTTAAAGAAGTTGAAGGAGAAAACTGTGGAAATGGATGATAAG ATTTCTAGTGCTGAATTTAGACTGGTACAAAATGTTCAAGAGAATGGAAATCTACGTTCAAAAATTGTCCAGTCACCTGATAAAATACAG AGGGCTTTAGAGGAAAAGAAGTTAGCTCGAGAGGAGGCAAGAAATGATGAAAGATTAACCATGCACACTTTCCATGAGAAGACTTCCCTTGTTGAAGTTTTGTCCAAG ACTCACAAAAACATGTCAAAGCACTACAGGCAGATGCAGGCTATACAAGAACAG GTGAATTCTGCTAAATCTGTTGAAAAGGATCTTAAAGCAATAAAAGTTAAACTTGGCGATGAAGAAGTACTGGAGAAGTCACTTGAGGCCAAATTGGTTGAAATGCAAAGTAAAGGTATATTCTTGTGCAAGCAAGCAATGGCGGTACTCCATTTCCAAGTGGACGGTGTGATGGTGTACATTATATATGCCACTATTCAATGCTATTTTGTATTGATTTCTACGAGAAAACTTCAATGCTATATAACATTTCTCTTTAAACATGTATATTATACAtgtgtttgtgttttgttttcccTTCATCTCTTTATGCTCGTTTTTCCCTCCTCAGTTGAGCATATGGAAGGGTTGAAGAAGCAGTTGGAGAAAGAATGCAGTACCGTGACCGAGGAAGGAACTAAATATCTAATCAGTAAAAAATCAGAGGTGGAATCAAAGAGAGTTGTCATTGAAACTAGACAGAGAAATGTTGAGGCTCTGCTATCAAAG GTGGATTCTGTAAATAGTACAATTACCTCAGTTAAAGAATCTGTAGCAGTTAATGTGGACCTGATAGATGGTAAATCCAGAGAGATAGTTGAAGAG TTTCACAGGTATTCCAATTCGATTGCACGTGTGGTTGAATCTGGGCTAAAGGGACCGACCATTGAAGGAACTGGATCTGACAATTTAGGTTCTAATAGAACCCAGCTGGAGAAGGAAGTGCCACATGAGCAACTGATTCATCATCAAGACAGTGGTCCTAAACCTTCGAGAGTTTATTCTAGACGGAAGGGTAAAAGTGTCATTGGTACTGGATAG
- the LOC123917791 gene encoding kinetochore protein NUF2 homolog isoform X2: MDLHSYPKLLRQEIIQVLHKFEIAFVDENDITNPKPDVVLDLYTRILNHLLDFLEEDNDQLDQLEFESLARLENPDRFVQSFRFTKLYNKIKKMINALKCPKEYTFNLADLVKPDADRTEFFLSALLNFCLDRYARMDAISPLVVELNDLEQQIMDIEKTKIAELKSAIAECKEAREREMPCVQEVDAKVKELRQTIANLNNKQMSLRTTLKKLKEKTVEMDDKISSAEFRLVQNVQENGNLRSKIVQSPDKIQRALEEKKLAREEARNDERLTMHTFHEKTSLVEVLSKTHKNMSKHYRQMQAIQEQVNSAKSVEKDLKAIKVKLGDEEVLEKSLEAKLVEMQSKVEHMEGLKKQLEKECSTVTEEGTKYLISKKSEVESKRVVIETRQRNVEALLSKVDSVNSTITSVKESVAVNVDLIDGKSREIVEEFHRYSNSIARVVESGLKGPTIEGTGSDNLGSNRTQLEKEVPHEQLIHHQDSGPKPSRVYSRRKGKSVIGTG, translated from the exons ATGGACCTTCATAGTTACCCGAAGCTACTGAGGCAGGAAATAATTCAAGTCCTTCACAAATTTGAAATCGCATTTGTTGACGAGAATGACATTACAAACCCCAAACCTGATGTTGTTTTGGATCTCTACACTCGCATTCTCAACCATCTACTAGATTTTCTGGA GGAAGACAATGACCAGCTTGACCAGCTTGAGTTTGAATCCCTAGCGCGTCTTGAGAATCCTGATCGTTTCGTTCAATCATTTCGCTTTACCAAGCTGTACAACAAGATCAAGAAAATGATTAATGCTTTAAAGTGTCCAAAGGAATACACATTCAACTTAGCCGATCTTGTCAAGCCTGATGCTGATCGAACCGAGTTCTTCCTCAGCGCTCTTCTCAATTTCTGTCTCGACAG GTATGCGAGAATGGATGCCATATCACCACTTGTTGTCGAATTGAACGATTTGGAACAACAGATAATGGACATTGAAAAAACTAAGATAGCGGAG TTGAAATCGGCGATTGCTGAATGCAAAGAAGCCAGAGAAAGGGAGATGCCTTGTGTTCAGGAAGTGGATGCAAAAGTGAAAGAGTTGCGTCAAACTATTGCAAACCTGAACAACAAACAGATGTCGTTGAGGACTACTTTAAAGAAGTTGAAGGAGAAAACTGTGGAAATGGATGATAAG ATTTCTAGTGCTGAATTTAGACTGGTACAAAATGTTCAAGAGAATGGAAATCTACGTTCAAAAATTGTCCAGTCACCTGATAAAATACAG AGGGCTTTAGAGGAAAAGAAGTTAGCTCGAGAGGAGGCAAGAAATGATGAAAGATTAACCATGCACACTTTCCATGAGAAGACTTCCCTTGTTGAAGTTTTGTCCAAG ACTCACAAAAACATGTCAAAGCACTACAGGCAGATGCAGGCTATACAAGAACAG GTGAATTCTGCTAAATCTGTTGAAAAGGATCTTAAAGCAATAAAAGTTAAACTTGGCGATGAAGAAGTACTGGAGAAGTCACTTGAGGCCAAATTGGTTGAAATGCAAAGTAAAG TTGAGCATATGGAAGGGTTGAAGAAGCAGTTGGAGAAAGAATGCAGTACCGTGACCGAGGAAGGAACTAAATATCTAATCAGTAAAAAATCAGAGGTGGAATCAAAGAGAGTTGTCATTGAAACTAGACAGAGAAATGTTGAGGCTCTGCTATCAAAG GTGGATTCTGTAAATAGTACAATTACCTCAGTTAAAGAATCTGTAGCAGTTAATGTGGACCTGATAGATGGTAAATCCAGAGAGATAGTTGAAGAG TTTCACAGGTATTCCAATTCGATTGCACGTGTGGTTGAATCTGGGCTAAAGGGACCGACCATTGAAGGAACTGGATCTGACAATTTAGGTTCTAATAGAACCCAGCTGGAGAAGGAAGTGCCACATGAGCAACTGATTCATCATCAAGACAGTGGTCCTAAACCTTCGAGAGTTTATTCTAGACGGAAGGGTAAAAGTGTCATTGGTACTGGATAG